One Nitrospina watsonii DNA segment encodes these proteins:
- a CDS encoding helix-turn-helix transcriptional regulator — protein sequence MKTEKVVAPSWTFLTNHAHVLLCLANNPSARIRDIAVEVGITERAVQRIIVELEADEYLEHYRDGRRNVYKVFSRKSLRHSIEKHRQVRDLIRLINK from the coding sequence ATGAAAACAGAGAAAGTGGTTGCGCCGTCGTGGACCTTTTTGACCAATCATGCGCACGTCCTGTTGTGCCTGGCCAATAACCCGTCTGCGCGGATACGAGACATTGCGGTGGAAGTGGGTATCACGGAGCGCGCCGTTCAACGCATAATCGTTGAGCTGGAGGCGGACGAGTATTTGGAGCATTACCGCGATGGAAGAAGGAACGTGTACAAAGTTTTCAGCCGCAAGTCGCTGCGCCATTCGATAGAGAAGCATCGGCAGGTGCGCGATCTGATCCGGCTGATTAATAAATAA
- a CDS encoding NADH-quinone oxidoreductase subunit 5 family protein yields the protein MTISILILLFPLFAAILIGAFGKRVPSFVARVGVIATVSAFFIAAWTLYYVSTKGSIHIMLWPVNSDPSAVFKVGLLIDRLTAVMMVLITSVSTIIHVYSIRYLEGDPGYARFYALLSFITFVILSLVCSSNLFMLFVFWSLLSWALYLILVFNCSHPDAKKNAFKTFFVHRVGDVSFLFGIFLTYKYYGTLEFSELFEAAKRSQTISLLPGNLFDVNVVSLITLLIFVGAMAKSAQFPLHVWLPDTMDSPTPVSALMHAGIVNAGGFLLNRLAPFYALSPTTLHVVFVIGALTVLLGASMMLVQNDIKKTLGFSTMGQMGYMVMECGLGAFALAIFHLIAHGLFKATLFLGAGQGIHEARNEPEFPDASAHQPVQAPTHLTWITGLILTLIMPLVILMLAHDVLDVPLKDANGTVIFLFFGWVTASQAMFSLYRLYPVGSWAAVSTMVGALFLIVFVYLWAGEAFTHFIYHQPGVAAGFFKAAALHPRVFDMLVLMATVLIVFGWVVLYTNSKGQAIFMRSWILSIRNQMYILLINRFYLDLAYVRCGDNLLRLAQKVASRF from the coding sequence ATGACAATTTCAATTCTTATACTGTTGTTTCCCCTGTTCGCTGCAATCCTCATCGGGGCCTTCGGCAAGCGTGTGCCATCTTTTGTAGCCAGGGTGGGGGTCATTGCAACGGTAAGTGCATTCTTTATAGCTGCCTGGACTCTTTATTATGTGAGTACGAAGGGCTCCATTCATATCATGCTGTGGCCGGTAAACTCCGACCCCTCCGCCGTATTCAAGGTTGGCCTGCTGATCGATCGTCTCACTGCGGTCATGATGGTGTTGATCACCAGTGTCAGCACGATCATTCATGTTTATTCAATTCGATATTTAGAGGGCGATCCCGGCTACGCCCGGTTTTACGCGTTGCTGAGTTTCATCACCTTTGTGATTCTGTCCCTCGTTTGCAGTTCGAACCTGTTCATGTTGTTTGTGTTCTGGTCGTTGTTGAGCTGGGCCCTTTACCTCATCCTCGTATTCAACTGCTCCCATCCTGACGCCAAAAAGAACGCCTTCAAGACGTTTTTCGTTCACCGTGTCGGGGACGTGAGTTTTCTCTTCGGAATTTTTCTGACCTACAAGTATTACGGCACTCTGGAGTTTTCGGAACTGTTCGAGGCGGCAAAGCGATCTCAAACGATTTCGTTGCTGCCCGGAAACCTGTTCGACGTCAACGTGGTTTCCTTAATCACACTGTTGATTTTTGTCGGCGCCATGGCCAAGTCGGCTCAATTCCCTCTGCACGTATGGCTGCCGGACACCATGGATTCGCCTACCCCGGTATCCGCCCTCATGCACGCAGGAATCGTCAATGCCGGTGGATTTTTGTTGAATCGATTGGCTCCTTTCTATGCGCTTTCGCCAACGACGCTTCATGTTGTGTTTGTGATTGGCGCGCTGACCGTTTTGCTCGGCGCCTCCATGATGCTGGTGCAAAACGACATTAAAAAGACCCTGGGTTTTTCCACCATGGGGCAAATGGGTTACATGGTCATGGAATGCGGGCTCGGGGCCTTTGCACTGGCAATCTTTCATTTGATCGCGCACGGCCTTTTTAAAGCGACATTATTTTTGGGGGCGGGGCAGGGCATCCATGAAGCACGGAACGAGCCCGAGTTTCCGGATGCGTCGGCGCACCAACCTGTGCAGGCACCGACGCATTTAACCTGGATCACGGGTTTGATCCTCACTTTAATCATGCCGCTGGTCATTCTCATGCTGGCGCATGACGTGTTGGATGTTCCACTGAAAGATGCCAACGGAACCGTTATTTTTCTCTTTTTCGGTTGGGTGACGGCATCCCAGGCCATGTTCAGTTTGTATCGCTTGTACCCTGTCGGGTCTTGGGCGGCGGTCAGCACCATGGTCGGCGCTCTGTTTTTAATCGTCTTTGTTTACCTGTGGGCGGGCGAGGCGTTCACGCATTTCATTTACCATCAGCCCGGCGTGGCGGCAGGATTCTTCAAGGCTGCGGCGCTTCATCCCAGGGTCTTTGACATGCTTGTATTGATGGCCACGGTTCTCATTGTTTTTGGCTGGGTCGTTCTCTATACCAATTCCAAAGGCCAGGCCATATTTATGAGAAGCTGGATTCTTTCAATTCGAAATCAAATGTACATCCTTTTGATCAACCGGTTCTACCTCGACCTGGCTTATGTGCGATGTGGCGATAACCTTTTGCGATTGGCTCAAAAAGTAGCCAGTCGATTTTAA